The proteins below are encoded in one region of Dehalococcoidales bacterium:
- a CDS encoding DUF6125 family protein — MEELSDRQISQYLQRSYEAVDGLWFMKVEEKLGFDTALEIDGEVWKVLPKIQARMLKNMLRLENGIDGLAKSLAARFNIDGFRYRLEKQADRDLNISISVCPWHQLMKKSGRVTLSGRVGDMVCAADHTAWAKEFGEDIKFHLSKQICKGDPVCIMHFTCL, encoded by the coding sequence ATGGAAGAACTTTCTGATAGACAGATATCACAGTATTTGCAACGCAGTTATGAGGCTGTAGATGGGCTCTGGTTTATGAAGGTGGAAGAAAAATTAGGTTTTGACACCGCTCTGGAAATCGACGGAGAAGTATGGAAAGTTCTTCCTAAAATACAGGCACGGATGTTAAAAAACATGCTTAGGCTGGAAAACGGAATTGACGGACTGGCTAAAAGTCTCGCAGCCAGGTTTAATATCGATGGATTTAGATACAGGCTTGAAAAGCAGGCTGATAGAGATCTTAATATCAGCATCAGTGTTTGTCCATGGCATCAGCTGATGAAAAAATCGGGAAGGGTTACCCTTTCCGGCAGGGTAGGTGATATGGTTTGTGCAGCAGATCACACTGCCTGGGCAAAGGAATTTGGTGAAGACATCAAATTCCATCTTTCAAAGCAGATATGCAAGGGAGATCCAGTTTGCATAATGCATTTCACTTGTCTCTAA